One segment of Pseudomonas sp. FP2196 DNA contains the following:
- a CDS encoding (2Fe-2S)-binding protein, translating to MANRPLQLTLNGQSVGPVDIPDDLPMIDYLHEYKNLTGSRLGCGQGICHACVVIVDNPDGTSEEVRTCITGAHYFEGKKVRTIEGHATRDKQGQVTELNPIQQRFVDEFAFQCSYCAPGFVNAATVLVEKLQRQPIVKSKLEQVIEDSLGHHVCRCTGYVRYYNATRNVLTDLGLVKEG from the coding sequence AACTGACCCTTAATGGTCAATCCGTCGGTCCGGTGGACATCCCTGATGACCTGCCGATGATCGACTACCTGCACGAATACAAAAATCTCACCGGTTCGCGTCTGGGTTGTGGCCAGGGTATTTGCCACGCCTGCGTGGTGATCGTCGACAACCCGGACGGCACCAGCGAAGAAGTGCGCACCTGCATCACTGGCGCGCATTACTTCGAAGGCAAAAAAGTCCGCACCATCGAAGGCCATGCGACCCGCGATAAGCAGGGCCAGGTCACTGAGCTGAATCCGATCCAGCAACGCTTCGTCGATGAGTTCGCCTTCCAGTGCAGCTACTGCGCGCCGGGCTTCGTCAACGCCGCGACCGTTTTGGTTGAAAAGCTGCAACGCCAGCCGATCGTCAAAAGCAAACTGGAACAAGTCATTGAGGATAGCCTCGGTCACCACGTCTGCCGTTGCACTGGGTACGTGCGTTACTACAACGCCACCCGCAACGTGCTGACCGATCTCGGCCTGGTCAAGGAGGGTTAA
- a CDS encoding cytochrome c, translated as MKLLLTRLTLAVGLAAPVLFAHADDQVKRGEYLARAADCMACHTAPGGAPYAGGLPIVSPFGTIYGTNITPSKEHGIGLYTDDEFFAALTAGKRRDGANLYPAMPYTSYHLVPREDSDAIHAYLKTVEPIERAAPVTSLSFPFNVRLGLMGWNMMYGKAVKLESAEGKSEGWKRGQYMVDVLGHCGECHTPRGLPGAMQMDKRLTGGILNGYLAPSLLATDLAARGWNNQDLSTFLKHGMSAQGTMFNEMFPVFHNSTQGLNDTDLAAMATFLLGDKPPAAKALVEVPVDKLSPSAQRGRQDYLNVCAGCHAEGGEGKPHIAVAMRGNTTLRLEDPRNLLRVIEDGIGEQKFAGFEHMQPMPGFADKLKPEQLTDLLNYLRQGWGGQSGELAVTEVQKLQAEAPSIEHKAH; from the coding sequence ATGAAGCTTTTACTGACCCGTCTGACCTTGGCGGTCGGGCTGGCTGCGCCGGTGCTTTTTGCGCATGCCGATGATCAGGTCAAGCGCGGTGAATACCTCGCCCGTGCCGCCGACTGCATGGCGTGCCACACCGCGCCGGGCGGCGCGCCGTATGCCGGCGGCCTGCCGATTGTTTCGCCGTTCGGCACGATCTACGGCACCAACATCACGCCGAGCAAAGAGCACGGCATCGGTTTGTACACCGATGACGAGTTCTTCGCTGCGCTGACTGCAGGCAAGCGTCGCGATGGTGCGAACCTGTATCCGGCAATGCCGTATACCTCGTATCACTTGGTGCCGCGTGAAGATTCGGACGCGATTCATGCATACCTGAAAACCGTCGAGCCAATCGAGCGCGCGGCTCCGGTCACTAGCCTCAGCTTTCCGTTCAACGTGCGTCTGGGCCTGATGGGCTGGAACATGATGTACGGCAAAGCAGTGAAGCTGGAATCTGCCGAAGGCAAGAGCGAAGGCTGGAAGCGTGGCCAATACATGGTCGATGTTCTCGGCCACTGCGGCGAGTGCCATACACCGCGTGGCCTGCCGGGTGCGATGCAGATGGACAAGCGTCTGACCGGTGGCATCCTCAATGGCTATTTGGCGCCGAGCCTACTGGCCACTGATCTGGCGGCGCGCGGCTGGAATAATCAGGATCTGAGCACCTTCCTCAAGCACGGCATGAGTGCGCAAGGGACGATGTTCAACGAGATGTTTCCGGTGTTCCACAACAGCACCCAGGGGCTGAACGACACCGATCTGGCAGCGATGGCCACCTTCCTGCTTGGCGATAAACCTCCGGCAGCCAAAGCACTCGTCGAGGTGCCAGTGGACAAGCTCAGCCCAAGCGCCCAGCGCGGCCGTCAGGACTACTTGAACGTCTGCGCCGGTTGCCACGCCGAGGGTGGCGAAGGTAAGCCGCACATTGCGGTGGCGATGCGCGGCAACACCACGCTGCGACTGGAAGATCCACGCAATCTGTTGCGCGTGATCGAAGACGGTATCGGCGAACAGAAGTTCGCCGGATTCGAGCACATGCAGCCGATGCCGGGTTTCGCCGACAAGCTCAAGCCTGAGCAACTGACCGATCTGCTCAATTACCTGCGCCAAGGCTGGGGTGGTCAGTCTGGTGAATTGGCGGTGACCGAGGTGCAGAAGCTGCAAGCCGAAGCGCCGTCCATTGAGCACAAGGCGCACTGA
- a CDS encoding XdhC family protein, whose protein sequence is MQHLDLQVVRRALEWSVAGQRIWLCTVLTTYGSAPRAPGSLLAVNDGGLWIGSLSGGCVEEDFLERVAEGAFLDAVNVVRYGEGDDPRSRVSLPCGGVLDVLVEKFDADCDVQAHLRELESALLGQRRLIREVDLASGVRSLFADREQGARIEREIDRVRIRVGAAQRLLLAGYSSVAQACAEFAVGLGFEVILCDPRDEVLEGVMLNGVEIRRQLPSVFIADGGCHRDTAVVALTHDPRIDDLAMMEAVRTDAFYIGVMGSQQTSQKRFERLRRIGGLGEGELARIHAPIGLNLGSKTPAEIALAVLADILRIRSGIARDQL, encoded by the coding sequence ATGCAGCATCTTGATCTACAAGTGGTGCGACGGGCGCTGGAGTGGTCGGTGGCGGGGCAGCGCATCTGGCTCTGCACCGTGCTGACCACTTATGGCTCGGCACCGCGTGCGCCGGGTTCGCTGCTGGCTGTGAATGATGGCGGACTGTGGATCGGGTCGCTGTCCGGCGGTTGCGTCGAGGAGGATTTTCTCGAGCGTGTCGCCGAAGGTGCGTTTCTCGATGCGGTCAACGTGGTGCGCTACGGTGAAGGCGATGATCCGCGCTCGCGTGTCAGCCTGCCCTGTGGCGGCGTTCTCGATGTGCTGGTAGAGAAATTTGACGCTGACTGTGATGTGCAGGCGCATTTGCGTGAACTGGAGTCGGCGCTGCTTGGTCAGCGTCGGCTGATTCGCGAGGTCGATCTGGCCAGTGGTGTGCGCAGTCTATTTGCTGATCGCGAGCAGGGTGCACGGATCGAGCGCGAGATTGATCGGGTACGCATTCGAGTCGGTGCGGCGCAACGCTTGTTGCTCGCCGGATATTCCAGTGTGGCGCAGGCGTGTGCCGAGTTTGCCGTGGGATTGGGCTTCGAAGTGATTCTCTGCGACCCGCGCGATGAAGTGCTCGAAGGCGTTATGCTGAACGGCGTGGAGATTCGTCGACAGCTGCCGTCGGTGTTCATTGCCGACGGCGGTTGCCACCGCGACACGGCAGTGGTGGCGCTGACCCACGATCCACGGATCGACGATCTGGCGATGATGGAAGCGGTACGCACTGATGCGTTCTACATTGGTGTCATGGGGTCGCAGCAGACATCGCAAAAGCGCTTCGAGCGTTTGCGTCGTATCGGCGGGTTGGGGGAGGGCGAGTTGGCGCGGATTCATGCGCCGATTGGTCTTAACCTCGGCAGCAAGACACCGGCGGAGATTGCCCTGGCGGTGCTTGCCGATATCTTGCGGATTCGTAGCGGGATTGCTCGGGATCAGCTTTGA
- a CDS encoding FAD-binding oxidoreductase: protein MANTLYPESYYAASANAVPPRPALQDDVETDVCVIGAGYTGLSSALFLLENGFRVTVLEAAKVGFGASGRNGGQIVNSYSRDIDVIERSVGPEQAQLLGQMAFEGGRIIRERVAKYDIQCDLKDGGVFAALTAKQMGHLESQKRLWERFGHTQLELLDQRRVREVVACDQYVGGMLDMSGGHIHPLNLALGEAAAVESLGGTIYEQSPAVRIERGANPVVHTPQGKVRAKFIIVAGNAYLGNLVPELAAKSMPCGTQVITTEPLGDELAQSLLPQDYCVEDCNYLLDYYRLTSDKRLIFGGGVVYGARDPANIEAIIRPKMLKAFPQLKDVKIDYAWTGNFLLTLSRLPQVGRLGDNIYYSQGCSGHGVTYTHLAGKVLAEALRGQAERFDAFADLPHYPFPGGQLLRTPFAALGAWYYGLRDKYGM, encoded by the coding sequence ATGGCGAACACCCTTTACCCAGAGTCTTATTACGCTGCGTCGGCCAATGCCGTACCGCCACGTCCGGCCTTGCAGGATGATGTGGAGACGGACGTCTGTGTGATTGGCGCCGGGTATACCGGACTGTCCTCCGCCCTGTTCCTGCTGGAGAACGGTTTTCGCGTGACCGTACTGGAAGCGGCAAAGGTCGGTTTCGGCGCATCGGGCCGTAATGGTGGCCAGATCGTCAACAGCTACAGCCGCGACATCGACGTGATCGAGCGCTCCGTCGGCCCTGAACAGGCGCAGTTGCTGGGGCAGATGGCTTTTGAGGGCGGGCGGATCATTCGCGAACGCGTGGCCAAATACGACATTCAGTGCGATTTGAAGGATGGGGGCGTGTTTGCCGCACTGACAGCAAAACAAATGGGCCATCTGGAATCGCAGAAACGCCTGTGGGAGCGTTTCGGCCACACGCAACTGGAGTTGCTGGATCAGCGCCGTGTTCGCGAAGTGGTCGCCTGCGATCAATACGTCGGCGGCATGCTCGACATGAGCGGTGGCCACATACATCCACTGAACCTGGCGCTCGGCGAAGCGGCCGCCGTTGAATCCCTCGGCGGCACTATCTATGAGCAATCGCCCGCCGTGCGCATCGAGCGCGGCGCCAACCCGGTCGTGCATACACCGCAAGGCAAGGTCAGAGCCAAATTCATTATCGTCGCCGGCAACGCCTACCTCGGCAATCTGGTGCCGGAGCTGGCAGCCAAATCCATGCCGTGCGGCACGCAGGTGATTACCACGGAGCCGCTGGGTGATGAACTGGCACAGTCCCTGCTGCCTCAGGACTACTGCGTCGAGGACTGCAACTACTTGCTCGATTATTACCGTCTGACGAGCGACAAACGCCTGATCTTCGGCGGCGGCGTGGTGTATGGCGCACGGGATCCGGCGAACATCGAAGCGATCATCCGTCCGAAAATGCTCAAGGCCTTTCCGCAACTCAAGGACGTTAAGATCGACTACGCGTGGACAGGAAATTTCCTGCTGACACTGTCGCGTTTGCCTCAGGTTGGGCGTTTGGGCGACAACATCTATTACTCGCAAGGCTGCAGCGGCCATGGTGTGACTTATACGCATCTGGCCGGCAAGGTGTTGGCCGAGGCATTGCGTGGTCAGGCCGAGCGTTTTGATGCGTTCGCTGATCTGCCGCACTATCCGTTCCCGGGCGGGCAGTTGCTGCGCACGCCGTTTGCGGCGCTGGGTGCCTGGTATTACGGGTTGCGCGACAAATACGGAATGTAA